Proteins encoded by one window of Clostridium bornimense:
- a CDS encoding lactate utilization protein, which yields MSENLKKVQDMKIERTIKALKENGINGYKVKNKEELKELIESLLESKSTVTVGGSMTLFEAGVIDLLRNGDYNFLDRYKEGLSREDIEKIYRDAFFADYYLTSTNALTEKGELYNVDGNGNRVAAMIYGPKKVIVIAGVNKIVKDLDVAIVRMKEIAAPANAIRLNRNTPCAKVGYCCDCKSPEKICREYTVIRSQGDKERFHVIIVEENLGY from the coding sequence ATGAGTGAAAATTTAAAGAAAGTGCAAGATATGAAAATAGAAAGAACGATAAAAGCTTTAAAAGAGAATGGAATTAATGGGTATAAAGTTAAAAATAAAGAAGAATTGAAAGAACTTATAGAGTCTTTACTAGAAAGTAAATCAACAGTAACAGTAGGTGGATCAATGACACTTTTTGAAGCTGGAGTAATAGATTTATTAAGAAATGGTGATTATAATTTTTTAGATAGATATAAAGAAGGCCTGAGTAGAGAAGATATAGAGAAGATATATAGAGATGCATTTTTTGCAGATTACTATTTAACATCTACTAATGCATTAACAGAAAAAGGTGAGTTATACAACGTTGATGGTAATGGAAATAGAGTAGCAGCAATGATATATGGACCTAAAAAAGTTATAGTTATCGCAGGGGTAAATAAAATTGTTAAAGATTTAGATGTAGCAATTGTAAGAATGAAAGAAATAGCAGCACCAGCAAATGCAATAAGATTAAATAGAAATACTCCATGTGCTAAAGTAGGTTATTGTTGTGATTGCAAATCACCAGAGAAAATTTGTAGGGAATACACTGTTATTAGAAGTCAAGGTGATAAAGAA
- a CDS encoding helix-turn-helix domain-containing protein: MRKEAITFNNDLPVKISLEKITDYPIHWHNSMEIIFVLKGSINAILESSEYVLKEKSVEIINPDEAHKFYATDEDNLVLIFHFDQSFFEKYYHDMDNTFFYTTLSEPDHQEQERDETLRELLSILACELIQKNDNYDDEIENTTVKLLFHLINNFHYLIYDDSENKVNSLQFKRYHRITKFIYNNYDNKISLSDIAEQEFLSSYYLSHEIKNMSGLSFKDFLNMIRVDESVKLLLGTDKTILDISEEVGFSHSRYYNKHFKKHYKITPLQYRKKYYLTPDKYEAAKKFTELPLSSSVDLLSKYLENYERFNYENKIIKLSINTADEGSPLFHSWTEIINLGDAFEILKSAKRSYVETLQSNMHFKYGLVEYLFHKDMKIYFNDNVDFLNWNEVEGLLDALIKLNITPMIVVDKVFDNIEYFSKLFKSFLLYFFDLYDYEDISKWKFRPSSNLPIDYITKTNDILKDFNLDNMMEEPFTYEDKVSHIYDLPFMIPYIIHNYINNKPLYNIKAFDVVDETTLLNNELFFGYCGMLTLNGIRKPSYYGLYLLSLLGDEVISKGDGYIVTKSNEDFQILLYSYDENLSSLKVNKNITDKKISLTLSNLMYDYKVTKYEIGEKHGSSYNHWITMGKPKRLTDEEFQMLNRISFPDVTLSYSKKTPLLNMIIRLQGYSACLILLKKVQKHLF; the protein is encoded by the coding sequence ATGAGAAAGGAAGCAATTACTTTTAACAATGATCTACCTGTAAAAATATCTTTAGAAAAAATAACTGACTACCCTATTCATTGGCATAATTCTATGGAAATTATTTTTGTTTTAAAAGGTAGTATTAATGCTATCCTCGAATCTTCTGAGTATGTATTGAAAGAGAAATCTGTTGAAATTATTAATCCTGATGAAGCTCATAAATTTTATGCTACAGATGAAGATAATCTAGTTTTAATATTTCATTTTGATCAAAGCTTTTTTGAAAAATATTATCATGACATGGATAATACTTTCTTTTACACAACTCTTTCAGAGCCAGATCATCAAGAACAAGAAAGAGATGAAACATTAAGAGAATTATTATCTATTTTAGCTTGTGAACTCATTCAAAAAAACGACAATTATGATGATGAAATAGAAAATACTACTGTAAAATTACTATTTCATCTTATAAATAATTTTCACTATTTAATATACGATGATAGCGAAAATAAAGTAAACTCACTACAATTTAAAAGATATCATAGAATTACAAAATTTATATATAACAATTACGACAATAAGATTTCCCTTAGCGATATAGCTGAACAAGAATTCTTAAGCTCCTACTACTTATCTCATGAGATTAAAAATATGAGCGGACTTTCATTTAAAGATTTTCTTAATATGATACGAGTTGATGAGTCTGTTAAACTTTTACTTGGCACAGATAAAACAATACTTGATATATCAGAAGAGGTAGGCTTCTCTCATAGTAGATATTATAATAAACATTTTAAAAAGCACTATAAAATTACCCCTCTACAATATAGAAAAAAATACTACCTTACACCTGATAAATATGAAGCGGCAAAGAAATTTACGGAGTTACCTCTTTCATCTTCTGTAGATCTTTTATCAAAGTATCTAGAAAACTATGAACGTTTTAATTATGAAAATAAAATTATTAAACTATCCATCAATACTGCCGATGAAGGATCTCCTTTATTTCATAGCTGGACTGAAATAATAAACCTTGGTGACGCTTTTGAAATTTTAAAGTCAGCTAAACGTTCATATGTAGAAACATTACAAAGTAACATGCATTTTAAATACGGCCTAGTTGAATATTTATTTCATAAAGATATGAAGATTTATTTTAATGATAATGTAGATTTCTTAAATTGGAATGAAGTTGAGGGACTACTAGATGCTCTTATTAAGCTAAATATAACTCCAATGATTGTAGTAGATAAGGTTTTTGATAATATAGAATATTTTTCTAAACTATTTAAAAGTTTTCTTTTATACTTTTTCGATTTATATGATTATGAAGATATATCTAAATGGAAATTTAGGCCATCTTCAAATCTACCAATTGATTATATTACTAAAACTAATGATATATTAAAAGACTTTAATCTTGATAATATGATGGAAGAACCCTTTACTTACGAGGATAAAGTAAGTCATATATATGATTTACCCTTTATGATTCCATATATAATCCATAATTATATTAATAATAAACCACTTTATAATATAAAAGCATTTGATGTAGTCGATGAAACTACTCTACTAAACAATGAGTTATTCTTTGGTTACTGTGGTATGCTAACCTTAAACGGTATAAGAAAGCCTTCTTATTATGGATTATACTTATTATCTCTACTAGGTGATGAAGTTATTTCCAAAGGTGATGGCTATATTGTTACTAAATCTAATGAAGATTTTCAAATTTTACTTTATTCTTATGATGAAAACTTATCCTCTTTAAAAGTTAATAAAAATATTACTGACAAGAAAATATCTCTAACTTTATCAAATCTAATGTATGATTATAAAGTAACAAAATATGAGATAGGAGAAAAACATGGTTCTTCATATAACCACTGGATCACTATGGGTAAACCAAAACGACTAACTGATGAAGAATTTCAAATGTTAAATAGAATTTCATTTCCAGATGTAACTTTAAGTTATAGCAAAAAAACTCCACTCCTTAATATGATAATTAGACTTCAAGGCTACTCAGCGTGTCTAATTTTACTAAAAAAAGTACAAAAGCACCTTTTTTAA
- a CDS encoding MATE family efflux transporter yields the protein MEIKENLKDGNKAFEEGSVSKVLFKFALPIVIALLVSELYNMVDSLYIGQVVGANGIGALTIAFPIQRLFLAIAMLVSVGASTAVAKASGEGDLKKIQKIIPTAITLVTMLSVLVLCSIYLFQDKILISLGASSNTLNYAKTYVSIILIGLIFNGFTLVVSYILTALGNSKITLISTSIGAIANIIIDYILIVMFDFGIAGAAISTAVSQLISAVYAFYQYKKAVKGLTISFSLKNLQPSMALTMICVGFSTFVIEISDAVVSVILNNLLFSSGGDVAIVTIGLITRVSMFLFVTVIGFSSAMQPMAAYNYGAKNFTRLYEIIRKSIIDVTVTTSIVWFLIMLFTKEIMSLFVTDPAIIETVVPAFRTVVSVFPIIGVYYVAIYYYQAMGNVKSSFLLSIYRQIIVFIPLVFILVKVFNLGVFGAWISFPISDAISFITSLFYVRKAYSSIDDMIETEKVKKKLRKTAIATM from the coding sequence ATGGAAATTAAAGAGAATTTAAAAGATGGTAACAAAGCCTTCGAAGAAGGTAGTGTGTCAAAAGTACTTTTTAAATTTGCATTACCTATAGTCATTGCTTTATTAGTATCAGAACTATACAATATGGTAGATTCCTTATACATCGGACAAGTTGTCGGTGCTAATGGTATTGGTGCTCTTACTATAGCTTTCCCAATTCAAAGACTCTTTTTAGCAATAGCGATGCTCGTATCAGTAGGTGCATCTACTGCTGTTGCAAAAGCTTCTGGGGAAGGGGACCTAAAAAAAATACAAAAAATTATACCAACAGCTATAACATTAGTTACAATGTTATCTGTCTTAGTACTTTGTAGTATATACTTATTTCAAGATAAAATACTGATAAGCCTTGGCGCTAGTTCTAATACTCTTAATTATGCGAAGACATATGTTTCAATTATATTGATTGGACTTATTTTCAATGGATTTACTCTAGTTGTATCATATATACTTACAGCTCTAGGTAATTCTAAAATAACATTAATCAGTACTAGTATTGGTGCTATAGCAAATATAATAATTGATTATATCTTAATAGTTATGTTTGATTTTGGCATAGCTGGTGCAGCTATTTCTACCGCCGTTTCTCAATTAATATCAGCAGTATATGCATTCTATCAATATAAAAAAGCTGTAAAAGGTTTAACTATTAGTTTTTCCCTAAAAAACCTACAACCTTCAATGGCTTTAACTATGATATGTGTTGGATTCTCAACATTTGTTATCGAAATATCTGATGCTGTAGTATCAGTTATTCTTAACAATCTATTATTCTCTAGTGGTGGCGATGTAGCTATTGTTACTATAGGTCTTATAACAAGAGTTTCAATGTTTTTATTTGTAACAGTTATAGGTTTCTCATCTGCTATGCAACCAATGGCAGCATATAACTATGGTGCTAAAAACTTCACTAGATTATATGAAATTATTCGAAAATCAATTATCGATGTAACTGTGACAACTTCAATAGTTTGGTTCTTAATTATGCTATTTACAAAAGAAATAATGAGCTTATTTGTTACAGATCCTGCGATAATAGAAACTGTAGTTCCTGCATTTAGAACCGTAGTATCAGTATTTCCTATAATCGGAGTATACTATGTAGCAATATACTATTATCAAGCTATGGGTAATGTAAAAAGTTCTTTCTTATTATCAATATATAGACAAATAATAGTATTTATACCACTTGTGTTTATATTAGTAAAAGTTTTTAATCTTGGAGTTTTTGGTGCTTGGATTTCATTTCCTATTTCAGATGCTATTTCCTTTATAACTTCATTGTTTTATGTTAGAAAAGCATATAGTTCTATTGATGACATGATTGAAACTGAAAAGGTAAAGAAAAAATTACGTAAAACAGCTATCGCAACCATGTAA
- a CDS encoding TcaA NTF2-like domain-containing protein, producing the protein MKKKFFIALISIFLISVTLTACGKESSKKNTTSSKPKVEESKEDDSKEEESLNEDSDTDVSEESDSKSDNTETSSKEQENIIIENTLVNSAGDNSNARPSNFYIEELISNYEQLVVDANNNGDFSIVSSMIIQDSNFYMKQKEAIESSYNNNVKYNLLNYSIDQIKEVDNKTYKIYVVENLQVKEGNDANFQDKQFKHIYTIKLDDSGIGINNKEEWN; encoded by the coding sequence ATGAAAAAGAAATTTTTTATTGCCTTAATTTCTATATTTTTAATATCAGTTACTTTAACTGCATGTGGTAAAGAATCATCTAAAAAGAACACTACTTCTAGTAAACCGAAAGTAGAAGAAAGCAAAGAAGATGATTCAAAAGAGGAAGAATCTTTGAATGAAGATTCTGATACAGATGTAAGCGAAGAATCTGATAGTAAAAGTGATAATACTGAAACAAGTTCTAAAGAGCAAGAAAATATTATTATAGAGAATACATTAGTAAATTCAGCAGGAGATAATTCTAATGCCAGACCTAGCAACTTTTATATAGAAGAATTAATATCAAATTATGAACAATTAGTAGTAGATGCTAATAATAATGGAGATTTTTCTATTGTTTCTAGTATGATAATACAAGATAGTAATTTCTACATGAAACAAAAAGAAGCTATAGAAAGTTCGTATAATAATAATGTAAAGTATAATTTGTTGAATTATAGTATTGATCAAATAAAAGAAGTTGATAATAAAACTTATAAAATATATGTTGTTGAAAATCTGCAAGTTAAAGAAGGTAATGATGCTAATTTTCAAGACAAGCAATTCAAACATATTTATACTATAAAACTTGATGATTCAGGTATTGGTATCAATAATAAAGAAGAATGGAATTAG
- a CDS encoding FG-GAP repeat domain-containing protein: MKIKSGKVKYLGIPLACIVFLLNLNLNVKASGIEKTKWTAHISTALEKTNENTEFQIGDYNNDGKEDLYIIKKKVAGKSELHVLNAANNYQSFLTHLRLPIEETDSNVSFRVGDYNGDGVNDLFCIKKKVLGRTEVHIMDGSKNFSSFLLQVRLPIEETDENVDFQLGDYNKDGKVDLYCIKKKVSGKTEIHVLNAATGYSKFLLQIRTALGEVGSNWEFGISDYNSDNVPDVYCINKQGASNTEVHVLDGGNKYQSFSLEIGTVMEKTDNNTQFLVGTGKLNLYAVKKLGATNTEIHRIEGEENGQGQDQIIEDLSNNQIELGFNIDTALELTNENSVFAVGDFNKNTIPDVFVIKKAVAGKGEMHILNGANKYQSFLLNVRLPIEATDENSEFRVADYNKDGILDLYWIKKHAGNRTEVHILDGSNKFQSFLLQIVLPIESTNLDSNFQIGDYNGDNVPDIYWMKKQAGGKTEVHILSGAERYQKFLLQIRTVFPSASEDVEFGLSDYNNDGTIDLYCMNKQGKNGIELYVLNGKDRFQSYLLKSSTPMEKRDKNTQMVLLSGDKINIYAINRQGNSATTIQQLRYIGSGDGLESKYAEEKLGELSAKYESNGEPGTISTGVGDIGGKSYGAWQLASNMGSVDKFLSFLKTKNAYYYNELSAAKQSDGNKFGTNFDNTWRNIAKNDRDGFLELQRQYIKMTYYDVSAASLLKNYNFNIEEHSWALKNVLWSTSVQHGASGAVNIFKTVGLDRSERDLIIAIYDERSKVDKYFYSSSKEVQEAVKKRFENEKNDALKMLEQ, translated from the coding sequence ATGAAAATAAAAAGCGGTAAGGTAAAATATCTTGGAATTCCGCTAGCATGTATTGTTTTTTTATTAAATCTAAATCTAAATGTAAAGGCATCAGGTATAGAAAAAACAAAGTGGACAGCTCATATATCAACTGCTTTAGAGAAAACGAATGAAAACACTGAGTTTCAGATAGGGGATTATAATAATGATGGTAAAGAAGATTTATACATAATTAAAAAGAAAGTAGCAGGAAAATCAGAATTACATGTTTTAAATGCTGCAAATAATTATCAATCTTTTTTAACACATTTAAGACTTCCAATTGAGGAAACCGATTCAAATGTTTCTTTTAGAGTCGGGGATTATAATGGAGATGGAGTTAATGACTTATTCTGTATAAAGAAAAAAGTATTAGGAAGAACTGAAGTTCATATTATGGACGGAAGTAAAAATTTCTCTTCATTTTTATTACAAGTAAGATTACCGATAGAAGAAACAGATGAAAATGTTGATTTTCAATTAGGGGATTACAACAAAGATGGAAAAGTAGATTTATATTGCATAAAGAAAAAAGTATCAGGAAAAACTGAAATTCATGTATTGAATGCAGCAACAGGATATTCTAAGTTTTTACTTCAAATTAGAACAGCATTAGGAGAAGTAGGATCTAATTGGGAATTTGGTATAAGTGATTATAATTCTGATAATGTGCCGGATGTTTATTGTATTAATAAGCAAGGAGCGTCTAATACAGAAGTTCATGTGTTGGATGGAGGTAATAAATATCAATCATTTTCACTAGAAATAGGTACTGTAATGGAAAAGACAGACAACAATACGCAATTTTTGGTTGGAACTGGTAAACTTAATTTATATGCAGTAAAGAAATTGGGAGCAACTAATACAGAAATTCATAGAATAGAAGGGGAAGAGAATGGTCAAGGACAAGATCAGATAATAGAAGACCTTAGTAATAATCAAATTGAGTTAGGATTTAATATAGATACAGCATTAGAACTAACCAATGAAAATTCTGTATTTGCAGTTGGAGATTTTAACAAAAACACTATCCCAGACGTTTTTGTTATAAAAAAGGCTGTGGCTGGAAAAGGTGAGATGCACATCTTAAATGGTGCAAATAAATATCAGTCTTTTTTACTTAATGTGAGATTGCCTATAGAAGCAACAGACGAAAATTCTGAATTTAGAGTAGCAGATTATAATAAAGATGGAATACTTGATTTGTATTGGATAAAAAAACATGCTGGAAATAGAACGGAAGTTCATATATTAGATGGAAGTAATAAATTTCAATCTTTCTTATTACAAATTGTATTACCAATAGAATCAACAAATTTAGATTCTAATTTTCAAATTGGAGACTATAATGGAGATAATGTTCCTGATATATATTGGATGAAAAAGCAAGCTGGTGGAAAAACAGAAGTTCATATATTAAGTGGAGCTGAAAGATATCAAAAGTTTCTTCTTCAAATAAGAACAGTGTTTCCAAGTGCGAGTGAAGATGTTGAATTTGGTTTGAGTGATTACAATAATGATGGGACAATTGATTTATATTGTATGAATAAACAAGGTAAAAATGGTATAGAGTTATATGTATTAAATGGTAAAGATAGATTTCAATCATATTTACTAAAATCATCTACACCAATGGAAAAAAGAGATAAAAATACTCAAATGGTATTATTATCAGGTGATAAAATTAATATATATGCTATAAATAGACAAGGTAATTCAGCAACAACTATTCAACAGTTAAGATATATTGGATCAGGTGATGGTCTTGAATCTAAATATGCCGAAGAAAAATTAGGAGAATTATCTGCAAAATATGAATCTAATGGGGAACCAGGTACTATATCTACAGGTGTTGGTGATATAGGAGGAAAGTCATATGGAGCATGGCAATTAGCCTCTAATATGGGGTCTGTAGATAAGTTTTTAAGTTTCCTTAAAACTAAGAATGCATATTATTATAATGAGCTATCTGCAGCAAAGCAATCAGATGGCAATAAATTTGGAACAAATTTTGATAATACGTGGAGAAATATAGCTAAAAATGATAGAGATGGGTTTTTAGAATTACAAAGACAGTATATAAAGATGACATATTATGATGTATCAGCAGCGAGTTTATTAAAGAATTATAACTTTAATATTGAAGAACATTCATGGGCTTTAAAAAATGTATTATGGTCTACATCGGTTCAACATGGTGCAAGTGGAGCTGTTAATATATTTAAAACGGTTGGATTAGATCGAAGTGAAAGGGATCTGATTATTGCAATATATGACGAACGTTCGAAGGTGGACAAGTATTTTTATAGCAGTAGTAAAGAAGTTCAAGAAGCTGTAAAAAAGAGATTTGAAAATGAAAAAAATGATGCATTAAAAATGTTAGAACAATAA
- the proC gene encoding pyrroline-5-carboxylate reductase — MNKKISFLGCGNMAQAIINGVIKANLVDPRNVMATDFDVNKTNYIKETLGISISNDNNEAVNFADIIVLCVKPQHIKSLLADVKNVITNKQTIVSIAAGVDIKMLQALLDDDKKIVRVMPNTPALVGEGASALCKNKNVTEEEFKEIVDMFSSFGVAEVVTENLIDAVVGVSGSSPAFVYMFIEALADGAVLEGLPRDKAIKMAAQAVLGSAKMVLETGDHPGKLKDNVCSPAGTTIEAVYALEKNNFRGTVIEAVHKAAEKNRNM, encoded by the coding sequence ATGAATAAAAAAATATCTTTTTTAGGTTGCGGAAATATGGCTCAAGCAATAATAAATGGAGTAATAAAAGCAAACCTAGTTGACCCTCGTAATGTAATGGCGACAGACTTTGATGTTAATAAAACTAATTATATAAAGGAAACGTTAGGAATTTCAATATCTAATGATAATAATGAAGCAGTAAATTTTGCAGATATAATAGTATTATGTGTAAAACCTCAACATATTAAAAGTCTATTAGCTGATGTTAAAAATGTGATAACTAATAAACAAACTATAGTTTCTATAGCAGCCGGTGTAGATATTAAAATGTTACAAGCACTACTTGACGATGATAAAAAGATAGTAAGAGTAATGCCAAATACACCAGCTTTAGTAGGTGAAGGTGCTAGTGCTTTATGTAAGAATAAAAATGTAACAGAAGAAGAATTTAAAGAAATTGTAGATATGTTTTCATCATTTGGGGTGGCAGAAGTAGTTACTGAAAATCTTATAGATGCTGTTGTTGGAGTCTCAGGATCATCTCCAGCTTTTGTATATATGTTTATTGAAGCTTTAGCAGATGGAGCAGTATTAGAAGGGTTGCCAAGAGATAAAGCAATTAAAATGGCAGCACAGGCTGTACTTGGATCTGCAAAAATGGTATTAGAGACAGGAGATCATCCAGGAAAGTTAAAAGATAATGTATGTTCTCCAGCTGGAACAACAATAGAAGCTGTATATGCATTGGAAAAGAATAATTTTAGAGGAACTGTTATTGAAGCTGTACATAAAGCTGCGGAAAAGAATAGAAATATGTAA
- the proB gene encoding glutamate 5-kinase encodes MNYVKDVKKVVVKVGSSSLTHKTGLLNLSAIDHLVRDLSNIHNRGIEVVLVSSGAISAGMGRLGFKEKPNTIPEKQACAAVGQVRLIHTYDKLFAEYGKISSQILFNRDDMSDRVRFLNARNTFFSLLKLGVIPIVNENDALTVDEIKFGDNDTLSAMVSSLVEADLLIILSDIDGLFDSNPKDNPNARLIKVVDEITEDIENMAGGAGSAIGTGGMATKIKAGKIATTSGTSMIIANSDERNVITRIFDGEQLGTYFRASSKPMHSKKHWLAYETKTQGEIIIDDGAVVALREHNSLLPKGILNVTGNFVEGDVVSILSTSKEKIANGIVNYSSNEILLIKGNDTSEINRLLGYKNFDEIIHINNMVLL; translated from the coding sequence ATGAATTATGTAAAAGATGTTAAAAAAGTTGTAGTTAAAGTTGGTTCCTCTTCTTTGACTCATAAAACAGGATTACTTAACTTAAGTGCCATAGATCATTTAGTCAGGGATCTTTCTAATATTCATAATAGAGGAATAGAGGTTGTTTTAGTATCATCTGGTGCAATAAGTGCCGGTATGGGACGTCTAGGATTTAAAGAAAAGCCTAATACTATTCCTGAAAAGCAAGCTTGCGCTGCTGTTGGTCAAGTTAGATTAATACATACTTATGATAAATTATTTGCAGAATACGGAAAAATATCATCTCAGATATTATTTAATAGAGATGATATGTCTGATAGAGTAAGATTTTTAAATGCAAGAAATACCTTCTTTTCATTATTGAAACTAGGTGTTATTCCTATAGTAAATGAAAATGATGCCTTGACTGTAGATGAAATTAAATTTGGTGACAATGATACTCTTTCTGCTATGGTATCTTCACTAGTTGAAGCTGACTTACTTATAATACTATCTGATATTGATGGGCTATTTGATTCTAACCCTAAGGATAATCCGAATGCTAGACTAATAAAAGTTGTAGATGAAATAACTGAAGATATTGAAAATATGGCCGGTGGTGCTGGATCTGCTATCGGCACTGGTGGTATGGCTACAAAAATTAAGGCTGGTAAAATCGCTACCACTTCTGGTACATCTATGATAATTGCTAATAGTGATGAACGTAATGTAATAACTAGAATTTTTGATGGCGAACAACTTGGTACTTATTTTAGAGCATCTTCTAAACCTATGCATAGTAAAAAGCATTGGTTAGCTTATGAAACTAAAACTCAAGGTGAAATAATAATAGATGACGGAGCTGTAGTTGCTCTTAGAGAGCATAATAGCCTGTTACCAAAAGGTATATTAAATGTTACTGGTAATTTTGTTGAAGGTGATGTAGTGTCTATTCTATCTACTTCTAAAGAAAAAATAGCTAATGGCATTGTTAACTATTCTTCTAATGAAATTTTATTAATTAAAGGTAATGATACATCTGAAATAAATAGATTACTTGGTTATAAAAACTTTGATGAAATCATACATATTAACAATATGGTATTACTATAA
- a CDS encoding PTS sugar transporter subunit IIA codes for MFGFFKKSKALNFVAPVDGEVIDLSKVPDQVFSEKMAGDGVAINPTGNTVCAPADGELSLVFKTKHAFAMTLDNGVELLVHIGIDTVELNGEGFEQLVEAGTKVKAGEPIIKFDAEFIKSKGKPLTTPVLITNHEAVISEINGNIGATVKAGSDEIFTYKLK; via the coding sequence ATGTTTGGATTTTTCAAAAAATCAAAAGCTCTTAACTTTGTTGCTCCTGTAGATGGAGAAGTTATCGATTTATCAAAAGTACCAGATCAAGTTTTCTCTGAAAAAATGGCTGGTGATGGTGTTGCAATCAATCCTACTGGTAACACTGTATGTGCACCTGCTGATGGAGAATTAAGCTTAGTATTCAAAACTAAACATGCTTTCGCTATGACTTTAGATAACGGTGTAGAATTATTAGTACACATTGGTATCGATACTGTTGAATTAAACGGTGAAGGTTTTGAACAACTTGTTGAAGCTGGTACAAAAGTAAAAGCTGGTGAACCTATCATCAAATTTGATGCTGAATTTATCAAATCAAAAGGTAAGCCATTAACTACTCCAGTTTTAATCACTAACCATGAAGCTGTTATCAGCGAAATCAATGGAAACATCGGAGCTACTGTTAAAGCTGGTTCAGATGAAATCTTTACTTACAAATTAAAATAA
- the nadA gene encoding quinolinate synthase NadA — MNLIKEINRLKKEQGALILAHYYQRPEIQDIADYVGDSYYLSKIAKDSPNNLIIFCGVKFMAESAKILSPNKKVLLPALDAGCPMADMANVDKLLEMKRQYPDHTVVTYINSSTEVKALSDVIVTSSNAEKIISNLDSDKILFLPDKNLGRHIANKFPNKEFVLWPGFCITHKKVQPEWISSSKEKLDDVVVLAHPECEENVLELADFIGSTGEIINYATNSDKKNFLIVTEEGVIHPLKLKNPNKNFYVPGTTMTCINMKKTRLEDVYDALSKGTYEIIIDEDIREKAAKALNKMHELAK; from the coding sequence ATGAATTTAATCAAAGAAATCAACAGACTAAAAAAAGAGCAGGGAGCTCTAATACTTGCACACTACTATCAACGTCCAGAAATTCAAGATATTGCGGACTATGTTGGTGATTCTTATTATTTAAGTAAAATTGCTAAAGATAGCCCTAATAACCTTATTATTTTTTGTGGTGTGAAATTTATGGCAGAAAGTGCAAAAATACTTTCCCCTAATAAAAAAGTACTTTTACCAGCATTAGATGCAGGATGTCCTATGGCTGATATGGCTAATGTAGACAAGCTTCTAGAAATGAAGCGCCAGTATCCTGATCATACTGTTGTTACATATATTAACTCATCTACTGAAGTAAAAGCTTTATCTGATGTTATTGTTACTTCTTCTAATGCAGAAAAAATAATATCAAATTTAGATAGTGATAAAATATTATTTTTACCAGACAAAAACTTAGGTAGACATATTGCAAATAAGTTCCCTAATAAAGAATTTGTCCTATGGCCTGGTTTTTGCATAACCCATAAAAAAGTACAACCTGAATGGATTTCATCTTCTAAGGAAAAATTAGATGATGTAGTTGTACTCGCTCATCCTGAATGTGAGGAAAATGTTTTAGAATTAGCTGATTTCATTGGATCTACTGGTGAAATAATAAATTATGCTACTAATAGTGATAAGAAAAATTTCTTAATAGTTACTGAAGAAGGTGTAATTCATCCTCTTAAATTAAAAAACCCTAATAAAAATTTCTATGTTCCTGGAACAACAATGACTTGTATAAATATGAAAAAGACTCGTCTAGAAGATGTCTATGATGCCTTATCTAAAGGTACCTATGAAATCATAATAGATGAAGATATAAGAGAAAAAGCTGCTAAAGCTTTAAATAAAATGCATGAACTTGCAAAGTAA